In Candidatus Methylopumilus universalis, one DNA window encodes the following:
- the dksA gene encoding RNA polymerase-binding protein DksA gives MSKSQLNHFRSILNEWKAELSQDIDRTVHTMQDELTSHADPNDRASQESDMALELRNRDRERKLIKKIDETLRNIESQDYGYCAGCGEEIGLKRLEARPTATLCIDCKTLDEIREKQMAG, from the coding sequence ATGAGTAAAAGTCAGCTTAATCATTTCCGCTCGATTCTTAATGAATGGAAAGCGGAATTAAGCCAGGATATCGATCGCACTGTGCACACGATGCAAGATGAACTGACTTCACATGCAGATCCTAATGATCGCGCAAGCCAAGAATCTGATATGGCGCTTGAACTTAGAAATCGTGATCGTGAACGCAAACTTATCAAAAAAATAGATGAGACTTTAAGAAATATCGAAAGCCAAGATTATGGATACTGCGCAGGCTGTGGTGAAGAAATCGGTTTAAAACGTTTAGAAGCACGTCCTACCGCAACACTTTGCATTGATTGCAAAACGCTTGATGAAATCCGCGAAAAACAAATGGCGGGATAA
- the folD gene encoding bifunctional methylenetetrahydrofolate dehydrogenase/methenyltetrahydrofolate cyclohydrolase FolD: MTAKIIDGKSVAENLLQDLKKEIGVRSKEGIRNPSLAVILVGSDPASSIYVKNKRLACEKIGVKSIAYDLPNETSEKELITLIETLNNDANIDGILVQSPLPAHINNDVIFETISPHKDVDGFHPKNIGLLAIRQPQLRSCTPYGVMKLIEATQLSTRGLDAIVVGASNHVGRPMGLELLLAGCTVTICHRYTQHLQQKIELADIVIAAVGIPGMIKGSWIKPGAIVIDIGINRLESGKIVGDIEFDIAKTRAGFITPVPGGVGPMTVATLMENTLLAQKLSTQ; this comes from the coding sequence ATGACAGCCAAGATAATTGATGGAAAATCGGTTGCTGAAAATCTTCTTCAAGATCTCAAAAAAGAAATTGGCGTGAGATCAAAAGAAGGTATTCGAAATCCGAGCTTAGCGGTCATTCTTGTAGGTTCTGATCCTGCGTCGTCCATCTATGTCAAAAATAAACGGTTGGCCTGTGAAAAAATAGGTGTGAAATCGATTGCTTATGATTTACCTAATGAAACATCTGAAAAAGAACTTATAACGCTTATTGAAACATTAAATAATGACGCCAATATCGACGGCATCTTAGTTCAGTCGCCTTTGCCTGCTCATATTAATAATGACGTCATTTTTGAGACTATTTCACCACATAAAGATGTCGATGGATTTCATCCTAAGAATATTGGTCTTTTAGCAATAAGGCAGCCCCAATTAAGATCTTGTACTCCATACGGTGTCATGAAACTTATTGAAGCCACCCAGCTTTCAACCCGAGGACTTGATGCAATCGTCGTGGGTGCATCCAATCATGTAGGTCGCCCTATGGGCTTAGAGCTTCTGTTAGCAGGCTGTACTGTCACTATATGTCATCGCTATACCCAACATCTCCAACAAAAAATTGAATTGGCAGACATCGTTATAGCTGCGGTTGGTATTCCAGGCATGATTAAGGGAAGTTGGATTAAACCTGGGGCAATTGTCATTGATATTGGCATTAACAGGCTTGAGAGTGGAAAGATTGTAGGTGACATTGAATTTGATATCGCCAAAACAAGGGCCGGTTTTATCACCCCTGTACCAGGGGGGGTAGGTCCTATGACGGTTGCAACATTAATGGAAAATACGCTTCTCGCACAAAAGCTATCTACCCAATAA
- a CDS encoding HesA/MoeB/ThiF family protein, whose product MDDQQLLRYSRHILLPDIEYQGQEKLLHSHILIVGAGGLGAPIAIYCAAAGVGKMTICDFDDVDLSNLQRQIIHDTQSVGVNKASSAKQFIQLLNPDVEVIAVTEKQTEASMKVIAKDVDVIIDGSDNFATRYALNRIAVELKKPLVSGAAVGFEGQISVFDMRHDKSPCYHCLFPDTGDRNETRCADNGVFSPTVGMIGTAQAAEVMKIILGIGESLEGRLLLLDVKSMQWKNIQLKKDPSCTVCSK is encoded by the coding sequence ATGGACGATCAGCAACTTCTTCGATATAGCCGTCATATCTTATTGCCTGATATTGAGTATCAGGGGCAAGAAAAACTTCTTCATAGTCATATTCTTATTGTAGGTGCAGGTGGTTTAGGCGCACCTATTGCAATCTATTGCGCAGCTGCTGGCGTTGGAAAAATGACCATATGTGATTTTGACGATGTAGATTTAAGTAACTTACAAAGACAAATCATTCATGACACACAATCAGTCGGTGTGAATAAAGCCTCTTCCGCAAAACAGTTTATTCAATTACTTAATCCAGATGTAGAAGTTATTGCAGTGACAGAAAAACAAACTGAAGCAAGTATGAAAGTCATTGCAAAAGATGTGGATGTCATTATTGATGGCTCAGATAATTTTGCGACAAGGTATGCGCTTAATCGAATTGCAGTGGAGTTAAAAAAGCCTTTAGTTTCCGGTGCTGCTGTAGGATTTGAGGGCCAGATTAGCGTCTTTGATATGAGACATGATAAGAGCCCTTGTTATCACTGTTTATTTCCAGATACAGGCGATCGCAATGAAACACGCTGTGCTGACAATGGTGTTTTTTCGCCTACAGTAGGCATGATTGGAACTGCTCAAGCTGCTGAAGTAATGAAAATTATTTTAGGTATAGGCGAGTCTTTAGAAGGTCGCTTACTATTGCTTGATGTGAAATCCATGCAATGGAAAAATATCCAACTTAAAAAAGACCCATCCTGCACCGTATGTTCTAAGTGA
- a CDS encoding valine--tRNA ligase yields MENNLSKPFSPKDIESHWYDFWESKGFYQAGLDTKQKNSFCILLPPPNVTGTLHMGHGFNQTLMDALTRYHRMKGENTLWQPGTDHAGIATQIVVERQLDKEGISRHDLGREKFLEKVWEWKAYSGGTITEQMRRLGTSPDWSRERFTMDEGLSKTVTETFVSLYKEGLIYRGKRLVNWDIQLQTAVSDLEVVQEEEDGFLWHIQYPLASGEGHLTVATTRPETMLGDVAIMVHPEDARYQKLVGQMVKLPLCDRDIPIISDDYVDQTFGTGVVKVTPAHDFNDYAVGMRHKLPMISVLTLDGHINESAPKVYQGLERFAARKKIVEDLEAQGFLIKTEKHKLKIPRGDRTDVVIEPMLTDQWFVAMTKKTHDGKSITEKALDVVKTGEIKFYPDNWVNTYNQWLNNIQDWCISRQLWWGHQIPAWYGDEGQIWVAHNEEEAKALAAKDGYQGNLKRDPDVLDTWYSSALWPFSTLDWTPDYPKASNPALDLYLPSTVLVTGFDIIFFWVARMVMMTKHITGKIPFKHVYVHGLIRDAEGQKMSKSKGNVLDPIDLIDGISLEALIEKRTTGLMNPKQAESITKKTRKEFPEGIAAFGTDALRFTYASLASPGRDIKFDLQRCEGYRNFCNKLWNATRFVLMNCEGKENGFGECVDGYLEFSKADRWIVSELQQRETAIEKAFLDYRFDLLSQELYQFVWDEFCDWYLEVAKVQLQMGSEAEQRATRRTLLRVLEIILRLIHPVMPFITEEIWQTIGPMNGKKGPSIMLEPYPQSDSKKIDQESIQWMSILKEMVDVCRKLRGEMNISPAQKIPLVIAGHKKSLEIYARYLKALAKLTDVEIVEELPAIDAPVMLVKDFKLMLKVEVNAAEEKERITKELNRIQIEIQKAKGKLENASFIDKAPEAVVRQEKKRLEEFEESFEKLNGQLKKLA; encoded by the coding sequence ATGGAAAATAATCTGTCTAAACCTTTTAGCCCAAAAGATATTGAAAGTCATTGGTATGATTTTTGGGAATCAAAAGGCTTCTATCAAGCAGGCTTAGATACTAAGCAAAAAAATTCATTTTGTATTTTATTGCCGCCACCCAACGTGACAGGAACGTTGCATATGGGGCATGGATTTAATCAAACTCTGATGGATGCATTAACTCGCTATCACCGCATGAAGGGCGAAAATACCTTATGGCAGCCCGGAACTGATCATGCAGGTATTGCGACACAAATTGTGGTTGAAAGACAGCTTGATAAAGAAGGCATTTCAAGACATGACCTTGGACGAGAAAAGTTTCTAGAAAAAGTATGGGAATGGAAAGCATATTCAGGCGGCACCATTACTGAACAGATGCGTCGCTTAGGGACTTCGCCAGATTGGTCACGCGAACGTTTTACAATGGATGAAGGCTTATCAAAAACGGTGACTGAAACATTTGTCAGTTTATATAAAGAGGGACTCATTTATCGCGGTAAACGTTTAGTGAATTGGGACATTCAATTACAGACAGCGGTATCTGATTTAGAAGTCGTTCAAGAAGAAGAAGATGGATTCTTATGGCATATTCAATACCCACTCGCATCTGGTGAAGGCCATTTAACGGTTGCAACTACCAGGCCGGAAACGATGTTGGGGGATGTAGCTATCATGGTTCATCCCGAGGATGCGCGCTATCAAAAGCTTGTTGGGCAGATGGTAAAGCTCCCTTTATGTGATCGTGATATCCCTATCATCTCAGATGATTATGTAGATCAAACCTTCGGGACAGGTGTTGTGAAAGTGACCCCTGCGCACGATTTCAATGACTACGCAGTGGGCATGCGCCATAAATTACCTATGATAAGTGTTTTGACACTTGACGGACATATTAATGAATCAGCACCAAAAGTTTATCAAGGCCTAGAACGTTTTGCTGCACGTAAAAAAATTGTAGAAGATTTAGAGGCTCAAGGTTTTCTTATAAAAACTGAGAAACATAAACTTAAAATTCCACGAGGTGACAGAACAGATGTGGTGATTGAGCCGATGCTTACCGACCAATGGTTTGTAGCGATGACAAAAAAAACGCATGACGGAAAAAGCATTACAGAAAAAGCACTCGATGTTGTAAAGACAGGTGAAATTAAATTCTACCCAGATAACTGGGTGAACACTTATAACCAGTGGTTAAACAATATTCAGGATTGGTGTATTTCAAGGCAGCTATGGTGGGGGCATCAAATTCCAGCTTGGTATGGTGATGAAGGTCAGATATGGGTTGCACATAACGAGGAAGAAGCAAAAGCTTTAGCAGCAAAAGATGGCTATCAGGGAAATTTAAAGCGTGATCCAGATGTCTTGGATACTTGGTACTCATCCGCACTTTGGCCTTTCTCAACGCTTGATTGGACGCCTGACTATCCAAAAGCATCCAACCCAGCGCTCGATCTTTATTTGCCTTCGACAGTATTGGTGACAGGTTTTGACATTATCTTTTTCTGGGTCGCTCGAATGGTCATGATGACTAAACACATTACTGGAAAAATTCCATTTAAGCATGTGTATGTACATGGACTCATTCGTGATGCAGAAGGTCAGAAGATGAGTAAGTCAAAAGGAAATGTTTTGGATCCTATCGATTTGATCGATGGCATTTCTCTTGAAGCGCTTATTGAAAAAAGAACAACTGGGCTTATGAACCCGAAACAAGCCGAATCCATTACTAAAAAAACACGCAAAGAATTTCCAGAAGGTATCGCTGCATTTGGCACAGACGCCTTACGTTTTACTTATGCGAGTTTAGCAAGTCCAGGACGCGACATTAAATTTGATCTTCAGCGTTGTGAAGGCTATCGAAATTTTTGTAATAAATTATGGAATGCGACACGCTTTGTTCTTATGAACTGCGAAGGCAAAGAAAATGGTTTTGGCGAATGCGTCGATGGTTATCTTGAATTTTCAAAAGCCGATCGTTGGATTGTGAGCGAATTGCAGCAGAGAGAAACTGCTATTGAAAAAGCATTTCTAGATTACCGATTTGATTTATTGTCACAAGAGCTTTACCAATTTGTATGGGATGAATTTTGTGATTGGTATCTTGAGGTTGCTAAAGTTCAATTACAAATGGGTAGCGAAGCAGAGCAAAGAGCAACACGACGAACACTTTTACGTGTACTCGAGATTATTCTGCGATTAATACATCCAGTGATGCCTTTTATTACTGAAGAAATTTGGCAAACGATCGGCCCTATGAATGGGAAAAAAGGCCCTTCGATTATGCTAGAACCTTATCCACAAAGTGACAGCAAAAAAATTGATCAAGAAAGTATTCAATGGATGTCGATTTTAAAAGAGATGGTAGATGTATGCCGAAAACTTCGTGGCGAAATGAATATTTCTCCAGCACAAAAAATTCCACTTGTGATTGCAGGTCATAAAAAATCACTTGAGATTTACGCGCGATATCTTAAAGCACTCGCTAAATTAACTGATGTTGAAATTGTGGAAGAACTTCCAGCCATCGATGCTCCAGTGATGTTAGTCAAGGACTTTAAATTAATGCTTAAGGTTGAGGTGAACGCCGCAGAAGAAAAGGAAAGAATTACAAAAGAGCTTAATCGGATTCAAATTGAAATCCAAAAAGCTAAAGGTAAGCTAGAAAATGCCAGCTTTATAGATAAAGCTCCTGAGGCAGTGGTAAGACAAGAAAAAAAACGTTTAGAAGAGTTCGAGGAAAGCTTTGAAAAGTTAAATGGGCAACTAAAAAAGTTAGCTTAA